The DNA sequence TCATCGACAAAGTGGAGCGCCTTGCTACACGTATTTGCGGGACATCACACTAGGAGGAGGGGACTGTTAGTCCCCCTCTGCGGCGACTTTCCTGTCGCCCACTGGGACAGGCAACTATCTTGTCGCTTGGTCTTCTTGCCGGAAAGTGTAAAGGGGGGACTACCGTCCCCCCTACCCCCCCTGTCGGCGGTTGGAAACCGCCGCTCCAAGTCGCCGCTCCAAGGCGTCGTTCCCCTAATACATGAACCAGCCGCCGTTGACGTCGAGGGTGGCTCCGGTGAAATAGGAGGCTTCCTCCGAGGCCAGGAAGACGACGACGGAAGCGATCTCCTCCGGGTCGCCCAGCCGTCCCAGGGGAATCTGGTCGACGATCGCCGCCACCTGCTCCGACGGAATCCGCATCATGTCCGTATCGACAACTCCAGGCGCGATGGCATTCACGGTGACATTGGGAGCCAGTGTCCGGGCGTACGACTTGGTGATGGCGATGATCCCCGCCTTGGTGGCCGCATAGACCGACGAGGCAGCCACGCCTCCGGTCCGGGCGCCGACGGAGCTGATGTTCACGATCCTTCCCGAGCCCTGCCGGACCATCACCGGCGACACCGCCTGCGACACGAAGAAGGTCCCCTTGAGGTTGATCCCCACGATGCGATCGAAGTCCGCCTCGGTCACCTCCTCCAGAGGGATTCGCGGGCAGATGGCGGCGTTGTTCACCAGCACGTCGATGCGCTCGTGCTCCGTCACGATCTTCTCGACGACAGTCGAGATCTCCGATGGCCGGGAAATGTCAAGAGTGTAGGCGGCGGCCGACTTCCCTTCCCGGGTCAAACAATCCGCCAGTCGCCGGACTCCCTCGGTGTTGATGTCGCAGAGCACGACCTTGGCGGACTCATTGGTGACAGCCCGGGCGATGGCCGTCCCGATCCCGCCCGCGGCACCTGTGATCAACACGACCTTGCCGGTTAGCGTTCCCTTCATTCCTGTATTCCTCCGTCGCCGATCAGACAAGCCGCCGGATCAGGTTGGACACCCGCTCGACGACGGTCTGTTCTGCGTCCGGGCGCAATGCCACCGGCATGGAATGGCTCTGCACCAGCAGGTCCGGTACGGCGTACCGTTCGTGAACACTCCAGCCTCCTTGAGGATAGTCTTCGGCACGGGGCAGATAGGCGACGAGGCCGTTGGAGAACCCCAGGAACTGGGTATGCTCGAAGGGCGATCGCGCCTTGACGTCCTGTCCGGTCTGAAAGAAGGCCTCGACGCTGGCGCTGGCCAGGACGATGTCGTTGATCCGAATCGCCTGGATGAGCGTATCCAACGGCGGGTTCCCGGCGTGCACGGCTTCGACCAGTTTTTCGGCCCAGTCGGTAAAGCGCATCGCGACGCTGATCTCCCAGTTTCTGGCGTCGCCGGCCCGGGCTTGGTCCAACTTCTGTCGCCACTCGTCACGGATGGCCTCCGCTTCCTCCAACGGCGGCAGTTCCCCGAACTCCAATTGGATGATCTCGTCGACGGCGCCCAAATAGGTGCAGGTATCGCCGTCGACCGGCTCCCACGGCCAGAACAGGATGTTGGGAATGACCCCCATGGGCCGGCGCTCTTTCCCGCGCCGGACGTCGGTGCGGATGTCGGCGGCCACCTTGACCACTTCGGCGCCCAGAATCAGGCCGGTCCGGTTCTTGGTGTCCCGGCAATCCACCTCGTAACCAATCCCATGGACCGGATTG is a window from the Acidobacteriota bacterium genome containing:
- a CDS encoding SDR family NAD(P)-dependent oxidoreductase, whose amino-acid sequence is MKGTLTGKVVLITGAAGGIGTAIARAVTNESAKVVLCDINTEGVRRLADCLTREGKSAAAYTLDISRPSEISTVVEKIVTEHERIDVLVNNAAICPRIPLEEVTEADFDRIVGINLKGTFFVSQAVSPVMVRQGSGRIVNISSVGARTGGVAASSVYAATKAGIIAITKSYARTLAPNVTVNAIAPGVVDTDMMRIPSEQVAAIVDQIPLGRLGDPEEIASVVVFLASEEASYFTGATLDVNGGWFMY